The nucleotide window TTGGAAGGCGAAATCGATATTTTAAAGGCAGATAACTCAAAATTATCATCTACTTATTATAATTTGATTAATCCTTTGAGAATTGAAAAGTTAGCTAAAGAGAAATTAAAGATGGTTGAGGTTAAGAAATTCTATGT belongs to Caldisericaceae bacterium and includes:
- a CDS encoding cell division protein FtsL, with product MRRLGRVSNKLLLFILVIVVFLNSVVFFATLNLKKKVTDLEGEIDILKADNSKLSSTYYNLINPLRIEKLAKEKLKMVEVKKFYV